A region from the Gemmatimonadaceae bacterium genome encodes:
- a CDS encoding TonB-dependent receptor produces the protein MSLFHVRRWLTSAALVLGFVSLAGQLQAQGGAITGKVTDEGTGAAIDGAQVSISGTKLGAATGADGSYRITGVPAGTFAVSVRRIGFEPQTVVGKKAGDVVNFALKARAAQLTETVVTASRSRPEKALDAPAQISVISSERIAERPAVTVTDHLRATPGIDINRGGLAQSNVVARGFNNAFSGSMLMLQDYRFSGVPSLRVNVPFLFTGTNEDIDRIEVLLGPASALYGPNSSNGVLHVITKSPFAQQGTTISVDGGERSLMRTGIRTAQKINDKLAFKLSGEYFSARDWEYNDRSEPTTFPTTTNVPASRRGAVNQRDFDLEKYTGEARVDVRPAEGVEAITTVGYSKVGKGIELTGANGSAQIRNWTYLSAQQRFRWNRLFVQGFLNSSDAGNASATDDKGTYLLRSGQPIVDQSRVAAGQLQHGFDLGKKQSFTYGADYIWTNPRTGNTINGQNEDVDNVTEYGAYIQSSTKPTDKLELLWSARGDANNVIKGQFFSPRAAILFKPTKNQNFRATYNRAFSTPANFSFFLDLIQSPNVGGSGFDVRARGNPPKEGFQFNRSCGTGSAFGSYCMKSVYTQNGAFTGASAAAAFPGAIQALAPRLTPSIAGGLQAAGIPAAQAAALAAGMVQFLGTRTPSNADLATRVSYISSATTALTTDQLTDISPLAASFNDTYELGWKGLINEGKIRYDVAAWRQRRGDVGTSAALSTPNVFFGNPQQLGGYLGTQIATFLISQGVPQAQAAGAAAALANGLTPSVASLPVGVVTFNNGQTLPNAVYATYLTSKGEIWVTGLDMAADAQISDRLTADIAFSWQNRGVFPWINGGNGLPLMSNSPRSRGSLGLRYRNEAKAMGFEFRGRYNEAYPVNSGVYATNFAFPLALGQTGYTVGASGGAGRCPTAPTGTFCYENVPEAVIFDAQVSKSFEIGGNQKLMWSINAQNLFDNRVRTFPGVAEIGRMLTTRLSYSF, from the coding sequence ATGTCCCTGTTTCACGTCCGCCGCTGGTTGACCTCTGCTGCGCTCGTGCTGGGGTTTGTCTCCCTGGCTGGGCAGCTTCAGGCGCAGGGCGGCGCCATCACTGGCAAAGTCACCGATGAAGGCACCGGTGCAGCGATCGATGGCGCGCAGGTAAGCATTTCCGGTACCAAGCTGGGCGCCGCGACGGGCGCCGATGGCTCCTATCGCATTACGGGTGTCCCTGCGGGCACCTTCGCCGTATCCGTCCGCCGCATCGGCTTCGAGCCGCAGACGGTCGTGGGCAAGAAGGCCGGCGATGTCGTGAACTTCGCCCTCAAGGCGCGTGCCGCGCAGCTGACGGAAACGGTCGTCACCGCGAGCCGCAGCCGCCCCGAAAAGGCGCTCGACGCGCCGGCGCAGATTTCGGTGATTTCGAGTGAGCGCATCGCCGAGCGTCCGGCGGTCACGGTCACCGACCACCTCCGCGCGACGCCCGGTATCGACATCAATCGCGGCGGTCTCGCGCAGTCGAACGTCGTGGCGCGTGGCTTCAACAACGCGTTCAGCGGCTCGATGCTGATGCTGCAGGACTACCGCTTCTCCGGTGTCCCGTCGCTCCGCGTGAACGTGCCCTTCCTCTTCACCGGCACGAACGAAGACATCGATCGCATCGAAGTCCTCCTCGGCCCGGCGTCGGCGCTCTACGGCCCGAACAGCTCGAACGGCGTGCTGCACGTGATCACGAAGTCGCCGTTCGCCCAGCAGGGCACCACGATCAGCGTGGACGGCGGCGAGCGGTCGCTGATGCGCACGGGCATTCGCACGGCGCAGAAGATCAACGACAAGCTCGCGTTCAAGCTGTCGGGCGAGTACTTCAGCGCCCGTGACTGGGAGTACAACGACCGGTCGGAGCCGACGACGTTCCCCACCACGACGAACGTCCCGGCGTCGCGCCGCGGCGCGGTCAACCAGCGCGACTTCGACCTCGAGAAGTACACGGGTGAAGCGCGCGTGGATGTGCGGCCGGCCGAAGGGGTCGAGGCCATCACGACGGTCGGCTACTCGAAGGTGGGCAAGGGCATTGAGCTCACCGGCGCCAACGGCTCGGCGCAGATCCGCAACTGGACGTACCTCAGCGCGCAGCAGCGCTTCCGCTGGAACCGCCTTTTCGTGCAGGGCTTCCTGAACTCGAGCGACGCCGGCAACGCCAGCGCCACCGATGACAAGGGCACGTACCTGCTCCGTTCGGGGCAGCCGATCGTGGACCAGTCGCGCGTCGCCGCCGGTCAGCTCCAGCACGGCTTCGACCTCGGCAAGAAGCAGAGCTTCACGTACGGTGCGGACTACATCTGGACCAACCCGCGCACCGGCAACACGATCAACGGCCAGAACGAAGACGTCGACAACGTGACGGAGTACGGCGCCTACATCCAGTCGTCCACGAAGCCGACGGATAAGCTCGAGCTGCTCTGGTCGGCGCGTGGCGACGCCAACAACGTCATCAAGGGGCAGTTCTTCTCGCCCCGCGCGGCCATCCTGTTCAAGCCGACCAAGAACCAGAACTTCCGCGCGACGTACAACCGGGCCTTCTCGACGCCGGCGAACTTCTCGTTCTTCCTGGATCTGATCCAGTCGCCCAACGTCGGTGGCTCGGGCTTTGACGTGCGCGCCCGCGGCAATCCGCCGAAGGAAGGTTTCCAGTTCAACCGCAGCTGCGGCACCGGTAGCGCGTTCGGCAGCTACTGCATGAAGTCGGTGTACACGCAGAATGGCGCGTTCACCGGCGCCTCGGCCGCTGCGGCGTTCCCGGGCGCCATCCAGGCGCTCGCGCCGCGTCTCACGCCGTCGATCGCGGGTGGCCTCCAGGCCGCTGGTATCCCGGCCGCGCAGGCCGCCGCGCTCGCCGCCGGCATGGTGCAGTTCCTCGGCACCCGCACGCCGAGCAACGCGGACCTCGCCACGCGCGTGTCGTACATCTCGAGTGCGACCACCGCGCTTACGACCGATCAGCTCACCGACATCTCGCCGCTCGCCGCGTCGTTCAACGACACGTACGAACTCGGGTGGAAGGGGCTCATCAACGAAGGCAAGATCCGGTACGACGTGGCCGCGTGGCGCCAGCGCCGCGGTGACGTTGGCACCTCGGCCGCGCTCTCCACGCCGAACGTGTTCTTCGGCAACCCGCAGCAGCTGGGTGGGTACCTCGGCACGCAGATCGCCACGTTCCTCATCTCGCAGGGTGTGCCGCAGGCGCAGGCCGCCGGTGCCGCCGCGGCGCTCGCGAACGGCCTGACGCCGAGCGTGGCGTCGCTGCCGGTTGGCGTGGTGACCTTCAACAACGGCCAGACGCTGCCGAATGCGGTGTATGCCACGTACCTCACGTCGAAGGGCGAGATCTGGGTGACCGGCCTCGACATGGCGGCCGACGCGCAGATCAGCGACCGCCTGACGGCCGACATCGCCTTCAGCTGGCAGAACCGCGGCGTCTTCCCGTGGATCAACGGCGGCAATGGTCTCCCGCTCATGTCGAACTCGCCGCGCTCGCGCGGCTCGCTCGGCCTGCGCTACCGCAACGAGGCGAAGGCGATGGGCTTCGAGTTCCGCGGCCGTTACAACGAGGCCTACCCGGTCAACTCGGGCGTCTACGCCACCAACTTCGCCTTCCCGCTCGCCCTCGGGCAGACGGGCTATACGGTGGGCGCTTCGGGCGGTGCCGGGCGCTGCCCCACCGCGCCGACGGGCACGTTCTGCTACGAGAACGTTCCGGAAGCGGTCATCTTCGATGCCCAGGTCTCGAAGAGCTTCGAGATCGGCGGTAACCAGAAGCTGATGTGGTCGATCAACGCGCAGAACCTGTTCGACAATCGCGTCCGGACCTTCCCGGGTGTGGCCGAGATCGGTCGCATGCTCACCACGCGCCTCTCGTACAGCTTCTGA
- a CDS encoding DNA translocase FtsK — MDRKLLQRELTAVALSLLAVFLLGALVFQQTTTGNCFDATGPFGPIGTIARCTLVKAVGIPGLVLVAFGALVVALALFGRIQRANDASDWSVLFGGTVALVPVAIGLAMGGMAADVDYAGLWGSFVAEYLRKFLGSAGAWIFFVLATSALTVATLRWNPIRMLLGPGAPKADPAATGRRTLAEQLEPDPEELPAIDPALAREVLGAAALSTKRVKEKPAPEPEPEPEVEAPRSKAKKKSDGRAEATVEAALDAAAEPTPFSDELPPTKLLSPPPAKNTEAGQKELDLAGQKLLATLRTFKVEGELVGRTSGPTVTQFEIEPAAGVKVRQIAALADDLALAMRAPSIRIVAPIPGRGAVGVEVPNPTPEMVVLREVLESADFQQARAALPVALGKDLEGRPVIADLAKMPHLLIAGSTGSGKSVCVNTIITSLVYRHTPRTLRFLMVDPKMVELSVYNALPHLRHKVITDNRDAAAVLKYAVMEMQTRYRLLEANGCRNLQEFNRRVTQHEQGQGPAVLKPRSPDVAFEDRTYTGGILPYIVVVIDEMADLMMTVQGEVETPIAMLAQKARAIGIHLILATQRPSVNVITGLIKANFPCRIAFRVASQVDSRTIIDGAGAEMLLGNGDMLFIPPGKSEAARLQGAYLSSEDTEKLLGWYGEARARAEAAGAVAAGTDEPDILEYVRAIEAKEAGGDDDASDGDSDERDSRFREAAEVVIQHRQGSTSLLQRRLKIGYGRAARIIDQLEAAGVLAPSEGAARPRDVLVGIQDLDRICGGGD, encoded by the coding sequence ATGGATCGCAAACTGCTGCAGCGCGAACTCACCGCGGTGGCCCTGAGCCTGCTCGCGGTCTTTTTGCTGGGCGCGCTCGTCTTTCAGCAGACCACCACCGGGAATTGCTTCGATGCTACCGGGCCGTTCGGGCCCATCGGCACCATCGCCCGCTGCACCCTGGTCAAGGCGGTCGGGATTCCGGGGCTGGTCCTGGTGGCCTTCGGCGCCCTCGTGGTCGCCCTGGCGCTCTTTGGCCGCATCCAGCGGGCGAATGACGCCAGCGACTGGAGCGTGCTGTTCGGTGGCACCGTGGCGCTTGTTCCGGTCGCCATCGGCCTCGCCATGGGAGGCATGGCCGCCGACGTCGACTACGCAGGGTTGTGGGGCAGTTTCGTCGCCGAGTACCTCCGCAAGTTCCTCGGCAGCGCGGGCGCCTGGATCTTCTTTGTGCTGGCCACCAGCGCGCTCACCGTGGCGACGCTGCGGTGGAATCCCATTCGCATGCTCCTGGGGCCCGGGGCGCCCAAGGCGGATCCCGCCGCCACCGGGCGCCGGACGCTGGCAGAGCAGCTCGAGCCGGATCCGGAGGAACTCCCGGCGATCGATCCCGCCCTCGCACGCGAGGTGCTTGGCGCCGCCGCGCTGTCCACCAAGCGCGTGAAGGAGAAACCGGCACCGGAGCCGGAGCCGGAACCCGAGGTGGAGGCGCCGCGCAGCAAGGCGAAGAAGAAGAGCGACGGGCGGGCGGAAGCCACCGTCGAGGCGGCACTCGATGCGGCCGCCGAACCGACGCCTTTCTCCGACGAACTGCCGCCGACCAAGCTGCTCTCGCCGCCGCCGGCCAAGAACACCGAAGCCGGACAGAAGGAGCTGGACCTCGCGGGGCAGAAGCTCCTCGCCACCTTGCGCACGTTCAAAGTGGAAGGCGAGTTGGTGGGACGGACGTCAGGTCCCACCGTGACGCAGTTTGAAATCGAACCGGCGGCCGGGGTGAAGGTGCGCCAGATCGCGGCGCTCGCCGACGATCTCGCCCTCGCCATGCGCGCGCCCAGCATCCGCATCGTCGCGCCGATCCCCGGGCGGGGCGCCGTCGGCGTGGAAGTGCCCAACCCCACGCCCGAGATGGTCGTGCTGCGGGAGGTGCTCGAAAGCGCCGACTTCCAGCAGGCGCGTGCGGCGCTGCCGGTGGCGCTCGGCAAGGATCTCGAAGGGCGCCCGGTCATCGCCGATCTGGCGAAGATGCCGCATCTGCTCATCGCCGGCTCCACCGGCTCGGGCAAGTCCGTGTGCGTGAACACCATCATCACGAGCCTCGTGTACCGCCATACCCCGCGGACGCTGCGCTTTCTGATGGTGGATCCGAAGATGGTGGAACTGAGCGTGTACAACGCGCTCCCGCATCTGCGGCACAAGGTCATTACCGACAATCGCGACGCCGCGGCGGTGCTCAAGTACGCCGTGATGGAGATGCAGACGCGCTATCGGCTCCTCGAAGCCAATGGCTGCCGCAATCTGCAGGAGTTCAACCGGCGCGTGACGCAGCACGAACAGGGGCAGGGGCCGGCAGTGCTCAAGCCACGGAGTCCGGACGTCGCGTTCGAGGATCGGACGTATACCGGCGGGATCCTGCCGTACATCGTCGTGGTGATCGACGAAATGGCCGATCTCATGATGACCGTGCAGGGCGAGGTGGAAACGCCCATCGCGATGCTGGCGCAGAAAGCGCGCGCGATTGGCATTCACCTCATTCTGGCCACGCAGCGCCCGTCGGTGAACGTCATCACGGGCCTCATCAAAGCCAACTTCCCCTGCCGGATCGCGTTCCGCGTGGCCTCGCAGGTGGACAGCCGCACGATCATCGATGGCGCCGGCGCCGAGATGCTCCTCGGCAATGGTGACATGCTGTTCATTCCGCCGGGGAAATCGGAGGCCGCCCGCCTGCAGGGGGCGTATCTGTCCAGCGAAGACACCGAGAAGCTGCTGGGCTGGTACGGTGAGGCGCGTGCCCGTGCCGAGGCGGCCGGGGCGGTGGCCGCCGGCACCGATGAGCCGGACATCCTCGAGTATGTGCGGGCAATCGAAGCGAAGGAGGCGGGGGGCGACGACGATGCGTCGGATGGTGACTCCGACGAGCGGGATTCGCGCTTCCGGGAGGCCGCCGAGGTGGTCATCCAGCACCGTCAGGGCTCGACGTCGCTGCTGCAGCGTCGGCTCAAGATCGGCTACGGGCGCGCCGCCCGGATCATCGATCAGCTGGAGGCGGCGGGCGTGCTGGCCCCGTCCGAAGGGGCGGCCCGTCCGCGGGACGTGCTCGTCGGCATCCAGGACCTCGATCGCATCTGTGGTGGCGGTGACTAG
- a CDS encoding 2-phosphosulfolactate phosphatase — MRIDVLLGEAAVAPADVADRVVVVIDVLRAATTVATALHHGARVVIPFETVDETATRGKAYARGEVKLAGERRMKRIDGFDLGNSPAEYTREAIAGFPILYTTTNGTAALAATHGARACFFAAFVNAAATVAAVREAAGTDHDVLIICAGSDRTIGLEDVVCAGRLVRGLVDGMTGVTRGDGARVAELVERPFVGGIASLAHEAEHARALGAAGFETDVAACLTLDQFDVAVRYHDRQLHLNTPLASTR; from the coding sequence GTGCGGATCGATGTGCTGCTCGGTGAGGCCGCCGTGGCGCCCGCCGATGTAGCGGATCGCGTGGTGGTGGTCATCGATGTGTTGCGGGCCGCCACCACGGTGGCCACCGCGCTCCATCACGGGGCGCGGGTCGTGATTCCGTTCGAGACGGTCGACGAAACCGCCACCCGCGGCAAGGCCTATGCGCGCGGCGAAGTGAAGCTCGCCGGCGAACGGCGCATGAAGCGCATCGATGGCTTCGATCTCGGGAATTCGCCGGCCGAGTACACCCGCGAGGCCATTGCGGGCTTCCCCATTCTGTACACGACCACCAACGGCACCGCGGCTCTGGCGGCGACACATGGCGCGCGCGCCTGCTTCTTCGCCGCTTTCGTGAACGCCGCCGCCACCGTGGCGGCCGTGCGTGAGGCCGCGGGCACCGATCACGATGTGCTGATCATCTGTGCCGGTTCCGACCGGACCATCGGTCTCGAAGATGTCGTATGTGCGGGTCGCCTCGTGCGCGGCCTGGTCGACGGGATGACCGGCGTCACTCGCGGCGACGGCGCCCGCGTCGCCGAACTGGTGGAACGCCCGTTCGTCGGTGGCATCGCCTCGCTCGCGCACGAGGCCGAGCATGCGCGCGCGCTGGGGGCGGCCGGATTCGAGACGGACGTGGCGGCCTGCCTGACACTCGACCAGTTTGACGTGGCGGTGCGCTATCATGATCGGCAGCTGCACCTGAACACGCCGCTCGCCTCGACCCGATAG
- the accC gene encoding acetyl-CoA carboxylase biotin carboxylase subunit: MFKKVLIANRGEIALRVIRACRELDIQTVAVYSEADRESLHVRFADDDVCIGPPSGRDSYLKIPRLIAAAEITGADAIHPGYGFLAENAEFAETCRASGITFIGPTPEQIRVMGDKASARRAMQECGVPIVPGTPGPVEDPEEALEFARGIGFPVIIKAAAGGGGKGMRVARDPDDFLRSFQLARSEALSAFGNGDVYVEKFLERPRHVEFQILGDTHGNVIHLGERDCSVQRRHQKLIEEAPCPVMTPELRERMGEAATRGAKAINYVGAGTIEMLLDEDGSFYFMEMNTRIQVEHPVTEQLTGVDLVKEQIRVAAGLPLSVKELPPFRGHVIECRVNAEDPARNFQPSPGKLEVFHQPGGPGVRIDTHAYAGYTVPPFYDSMIAKLIVQGSTREEALKRMQIALESFVIEGVKTTMPFLARVMQHPGFQAGKVHTKWLEFEGSDLLKEPT, encoded by the coding sequence ATGTTCAAAAAGGTCCTCATCGCCAACCGCGGGGAAATCGCCCTCCGCGTCATTCGCGCGTGCCGTGAACTCGACATCCAGACGGTCGCCGTGTACTCGGAAGCCGATCGGGAGTCGCTCCATGTGCGCTTCGCCGACGACGACGTGTGCATCGGGCCGCCATCGGGGCGTGACTCGTACCTCAAGATTCCGCGCCTGATCGCGGCGGCCGAGATCACCGGGGCGGACGCGATTCACCCCGGCTACGGCTTCCTGGCGGAGAACGCGGAGTTCGCCGAGACCTGTCGGGCCTCCGGCATCACCTTCATCGGTCCCACGCCGGAACAGATCCGCGTGATGGGTGACAAGGCGTCCGCCCGCCGTGCGATGCAGGAATGTGGCGTGCCCATCGTCCCCGGGACGCCGGGACCGGTGGAGGATCCGGAAGAGGCGCTTGAGTTTGCGCGCGGCATTGGCTTCCCGGTGATCATCAAGGCGGCCGCCGGTGGCGGTGGCAAGGGCATGCGCGTGGCGCGTGATCCGGATGACTTCCTGCGGTCGTTCCAGCTGGCGCGGTCGGAAGCGCTGTCGGCGTTCGGCAACGGCGATGTGTACGTCGAGAAGTTCCTGGAGCGCCCGCGGCACGTCGAGTTCCAGATTCTCGGAGACACGCACGGCAACGTCATTCATCTCGGCGAGCGTGACTGCTCCGTGCAGCGCCGTCACCAGAAGCTGATCGAGGAAGCGCCGTGCCCGGTGATGACGCCTGAACTGCGCGAGCGCATGGGCGAAGCGGCCACGCGCGGCGCGAAGGCGATCAATTACGTCGGCGCGGGCACGATCGAGATGCTGCTCGATGAGGATGGCTCGTTCTACTTCATGGAGATGAACACCCGCATTCAGGTCGAGCATCCGGTGACGGAGCAGCTCACCGGGGTGGATCTCGTGAAGGAACAGATTCGCGTGGCAGCAGGGCTCCCGCTCTCGGTGAAGGAGCTGCCCCCGTTCCGCGGGCACGTCATCGAGTGCCGCGTGAACGCCGAAGACCCGGCGCGCAATTTCCAGCCGTCGCCGGGGAAGCTTGAAGTCTTCCATCAGCCCGGTGGGCCCGGCGTGCGGATCGATACGCATGCCTACGCCGGCTACACGGTGCCGCCGTTCTACGACTCGATGATCGCCAAGCTCATCGTGCAGGGCTCCACGCGTGAAGAAGCGCTCAAGCGCATGCAGATCGCGCTGGAGAGCTTTGTGATTGAGGGCGTGAAGACCACCATGCCCTTCCTGGCGCGCGTGATGCAGCACCCGGGGTTTCAGGCCGGCAAGGTGCACACGAAGTGGCTCGAGTTTGAGGGATCGGATCTCCTCAAGGAGCCCACGTAG
- a CDS encoding PilT/PilU family type 4a pilus ATPase, with translation MTTATGVEKPARNGTAPAPTFDLKAALQKMVREGASDLHLKVGRPPTLRLHGDLFPLDLPILRPEELRTLAEQLLPPAQLREFVEVREADFAINVPGIGRFRVNVYQQKGTVAFALRSIAHAAANIRDLNLPPVLEQIALKPRGLVLVTGVTGSGKSTALAAMVQYMNERRSANIITIEDPIEFVHRDIKCHINQREVGTDTATFAQALRRVLRQDPDVIMIGEIRDLETLEVALKAANTGHLVLSTLHTTDATQSINRVLSFYPPDKQGEVRFMLATALNAVISLRLVPRADRPGRVPACEVLVNTEAVRDQIRDVQSALNIPDLIREGSVAYGMQSFDQSLMEWFSRGVISYENALFNATSPAEFALRTQGVGGASDTSWDDFQQGSEAT, from the coding sequence ATGACGACGGCGACCGGCGTTGAGAAGCCTGCCCGAAACGGAACAGCTCCTGCGCCCACGTTCGACCTGAAAGCGGCCCTCCAGAAGATGGTGCGGGAGGGCGCGTCGGACTTGCATCTCAAGGTGGGTCGCCCGCCGACATTGCGCCTCCATGGCGATCTCTTCCCGCTCGATCTCCCGATCCTGCGTCCGGAAGAACTGCGCACCCTCGCCGAGCAGCTGCTGCCCCCGGCACAGCTGCGTGAGTTCGTGGAAGTGCGCGAGGCCGACTTCGCGATCAACGTGCCGGGGATCGGCCGGTTCCGCGTCAATGTGTATCAGCAGAAGGGCACAGTGGCCTTCGCCCTGCGCTCGATCGCCCACGCCGCGGCGAATATCCGCGATCTCAACCTGCCGCCCGTCCTCGAGCAGATCGCGCTCAAGCCACGCGGGCTGGTGCTCGTCACCGGCGTGACCGGCTCAGGCAAGAGCACGGCGCTCGCGGCCATGGTGCAGTACATGAACGAGCGGCGCAGCGCGAACATCATCACGATCGAAGATCCGATCGAGTTCGTGCATCGCGATATCAAGTGCCATATCAATCAGCGTGAAGTGGGCACGGACACCGCCACGTTTGCGCAGGCACTGCGTCGCGTGCTCCGCCAGGACCCCGACGTCATCATGATCGGTGAGATTCGCGACCTCGAGACGCTCGAGGTCGCGCTCAAGGCGGCGAACACCGGTCACCTCGTCCTCTCGACGCTGCACACGACCGACGCCACGCAGTCGATCAATCGCGTCCTGTCGTTCTATCCGCCCGACAAGCAGGGCGAAGTACGCTTCATGCTGGCCACGGCGCTCAACGCCGTGATTTCGCTCCGGCTCGTGCCGCGCGCCGACCGCCCGGGACGCGTCCCGGCCTGCGAGGTGCTGGTCAACACCGAGGCGGTGCGCGACCAGATCCGCGACGTGCAGTCGGCGCTGAATATCCCGGACCTCATTCGGGAAGGCTCGGTGGCGTACGGCATGCAGAGCTTTGACCAGTCGCTCATGGAATGGTTCTCGCGCGGCGTGATCTCGTACGAGAACGCGCTCTTCAACGCGACGAGCCCCGCCGAGTTTGCCCTCCGGACGCAAGGGGTGGGCGGCGCCAGCGACACGTCGTGGGATGACTTCCAGCAGGGCAGCGAGGCCACGTAA
- the accB gene encoding acetyl-CoA carboxylase biotin carboxyl carrier protein has product MIDLRYVKKLIEMLDGSTVDSIEISSDKGMKLRISKSPQRAAMTVAPGMAAMPAPVAMPAVLPPAPAARPVEEGGAPAPKAEASKSAALEIKSPMVGTFYSAPEPGAKPYISVGDRVSKGQIVCIIEAMKIMNELESEFDGVVREVNVTDAHPVEYGQVLFRIDPTG; this is encoded by the coding sequence ATGATCGACTTGCGCTACGTGAAGAAGCTGATCGAGATGCTCGACGGCTCCACGGTGGATTCCATCGAGATCTCCTCCGATAAGGGGATGAAGCTCCGGATCTCGAAGAGCCCCCAGCGCGCGGCCATGACCGTGGCCCCCGGGATGGCCGCCATGCCGGCGCCGGTCGCCATGCCGGCCGTGTTGCCCCCGGCCCCCGCGGCGCGTCCAGTCGAGGAGGGAGGGGCTCCGGCGCCGAAGGCCGAGGCATCGAAGTCTGCGGCCCTCGAGATCAAGTCGCCCATGGTGGGGACGTTCTACTCGGCACCTGAGCCGGGCGCGAAGCCGTACATCTCCGTCGGCGATCGTGTCAGCAAGGGCCAGATCGTCTGCATCATCGAGGCGATGAAGATCATGAACGAGCTCGAGTCCGAATTCGACGGCGTCGTGCGTGAGGTGAACGTCACCGATGCACATCCCGTGGAGTACGGCCAGGTGCTCTTCCGCATCGACCCGACCGGCTGA
- a CDS encoding Xaa-Pro peptidase family protein has translation MNSPDVRTDTRPARLAALREALGKADLDALLVSALPNIRYLTGFSGSNAILLVSALECVLLTDFRYATQVEAEVGDAASVRIEPTSLWNGVWPSLTAMAGVERVGFESAHLLHKDFTRLLEQGTRWLWRPAVDLVEGLREIKDAGEIAAIERAVGMAERALTRTLAMVRPGLTEAALAGILEHSLRDEGSEAYPFASIVASGPRSALPHAGTSDRVLARGDFVLLDFGAVADGYCSDVTRTVVLGKASERHREIYEIVREANARASGALRVGMKGMAADAVAREYIDARGHGEAFGHSLGHGIGLEVHEGPRLARTIETSLAAGMVVTVEPGIYLPGFGGVRIEDDVLITASGPRVLTGLDRTLLEID, from the coding sequence GTGAACTCGCCCGACGTCCGCACCGACACCCGCCCGGCGCGCCTCGCCGCCCTGCGTGAGGCCCTGGGAAAAGCCGATCTCGATGCGCTGCTGGTCAGCGCGCTCCCGAATATCCGCTATCTCACCGGGTTCTCGGGGAGCAACGCGATCCTGCTCGTGAGCGCGCTCGAGTGCGTGCTCCTCACCGACTTCCGGTACGCGACGCAGGTCGAGGCCGAGGTGGGCGACGCGGCGTCGGTGCGGATCGAGCCGACCAGCCTGTGGAACGGCGTGTGGCCCTCGCTCACGGCGATGGCCGGCGTGGAACGGGTCGGCTTCGAGTCCGCCCATCTCCTGCACAAGGATTTCACGCGCCTGTTGGAGCAGGGGACGCGCTGGCTGTGGCGTCCCGCCGTGGATCTCGTCGAGGGGCTGCGCGAGATCAAGGACGCGGGGGAGATTGCCGCCATCGAGCGCGCGGTGGGGATGGCCGAACGGGCGCTCACCCGGACCCTGGCGATGGTCCGCCCGGGCCTCACGGAGGCGGCGTTGGCGGGGATCCTCGAGCACAGTCTCCGCGACGAGGGCAGCGAGGCCTATCCATTTGCCAGTATCGTGGCATCCGGACCGCGCTCGGCGCTCCCGCATGCGGGTACATCGGACCGGGTGCTGGCGCGCGGCGATTTCGTGCTGCTCGATTTCGGCGCCGTGGCCGACGGCTACTGCTCGGATGTGACGCGGACCGTCGTGCTCGGGAAGGCCTCCGAGCGGCACCGGGAGATTTACGAGATTGTTCGTGAGGCGAACGCGCGCGCTTCGGGCGCGCTTCGGGTTGGAATGAAGGGGATGGCTGCAGATGCGGTCGCGAGAGAGTACATTGACGCCCGCGGGCACGGTGAGGCATTCGGACATTCCCTGGGCCATGGCATCGGCCTGGAGGTGCACGAAGGCCCTCGTCTGGCCCGCACGATCGAGACGTCGCTGGCGGCCGGCATGGTCGTGACGGTTGAGCCCGGGATCTACCTCCCGGGCTTCGGCGGTGTCAGAATCGAAGACGATGTGCTCATTACGGCGTCGGGTCCCCGGGTACTGACCGGGTTGGACCGGACGCTGCTCGAAATCGACTGA
- the aroQ gene encoding type II 3-dehydroquinate dehydratase — MIIGILNGPNLNLLGTREPAIYGTTTLAEIVTRLETVGASLGVEIRAAQANGEGQLIDTLHAWRGTVQGVVVNAGAYTHTSLALRDAFSATALPFVEVHLSNIYAREPERRHSMLAGAAIGLICGLGADGYEFALRGLVATLRARG, encoded by the coding sequence GTGATCATTGGCATCCTGAACGGCCCCAATCTCAACCTCCTCGGGACGCGCGAACCCGCGATCTACGGAACCACCACGCTCGCGGAGATCGTGACGCGCCTCGAGACCGTCGGGGCCTCACTCGGGGTGGAGATTCGGGCCGCGCAGGCCAATGGCGAAGGGCAGCTGATCGACACGCTGCATGCGTGGCGGGGAACGGTGCAGGGGGTCGTCGTGAATGCCGGCGCGTATACGCACACCAGTCTCGCGTTGCGGGACGCCTTCAGTGCGACCGCCCTCCCGTTCGTGGAAGTGCACCTCAGCAACATTTACGCGCGAGAACCGGAGCGGCGGCACTCGATGCTCGCGGGGGCCGCCATCGGGTTGATCTGCGGCCTGGGCGCCGACGGTTACGAGTTCGCGCTCCGGGGCCTCGTGGCCACGCTGCGCGCGCGGGGCTGA